The Cellulomonas shaoxiangyii sequence GGCTCGAGGAAGATGACGGGGTCCGGCGAGGCGATGGCCTGCTGGATCATCGTGAAGCCGTCGGCGGGCGTCGACGGCGACACGACGCGCAGGCCGGCGGTGTGCGCGAACAGCACCTCGGGCGACTCGCTGTGGTGCTCGACCGCGCCGATGCCGCCGCCGTAGGGGATGCGGATGACGACGGGCAGCCGCAGGCGGCCCTGCGAGCGGTAGTGCATCTTGGCGAGCTGCGTCGTGATCTGGTCGAACGCGGGGAACACGAACCCGTCGAACTGGATCTCGCACACGGGCCGGTAGCCGCGCAGCGCCAGGCCGATGGCCGTGCCGACGATGCCGGACTCCGCGAGCGGGGTGTCGACGACGCGGTCGCCGCCGAACTCGGCGTGCAGGCCGTCGGTGACCCGGAAGACGCCCCCGAGCGGGCCGATGTCCTCGCCCATGAGCAGCACCTTCGGGTCGTTCGCGAGGGCGCGGCGCAGGCCGAGGTTGATCGCCTTCGCGAACGGCAGGCGCTGCGTGCCGGTCGGGAACGGGGCGACGGGCGGTGCCGTCGGCGTGCTGGTGCTGGTGCGCTCGCTCGTGAGCGTCATCGGTGCCCCCCTGCGTCGGCGCCGTCGTGCTGGGCGTAGGACTGCTCGTACTCGGTGAACCACGCGCGCTCGGCGTCGACGACGGAGTGCGACGTCGCGTACACGTGGGCGAACATGCTCTGGCTGCTCGGCCGGCCCATGCCACGGACCGTGGTGCGGATGTGCTCGCCGAGCGCGTCCGCCTCGCCGGCCAGCTCCGCCTGGAAGACCTCGGGCAGCTCGCCCGTCGTCTCCAGGTAGCGGCGCACGCGGTCGATCGGGTCGCGGCGGCGCCAGTGCTCCTCCTCCTCGCGGGGGCGGTAGCGGCTCGGGTCGTCGGACGTCGTGTGGGCGCCCATGCGGTAGGTGAACGCCTCGACGAACGTCGGGCCGCCGCCGCTGCGCGCCCGCTCGAGCGCCTGGCGCGTCACGGCGTAGGTGGCGAGGACGTCGTTGCCGTCGACCCGCACGGACGGGATGCCGAACCCGGGGGCGCGGTCGGCCAGCGGCACGCGGGCCTGGCGGGTCGTCGGCTCGGAGATGGCCCACTGGTTGTTCTGGCAGAACAGGACGACGGGCGCCTGGTTGACCGACGCGAACACGAGCGCCTCGCTGACGTCGCCCTGCGCGGTGGCGCCGTCGCCGAAGTACGTGACGACCGCGGTGTCCCGCTGCGGGTCGCCCGTGCCGACGAGGCCGTCGCGCTGCACGCCCATCGCGTAGCCCGTCGCGTGCAGCGTGTGCGAGCCGATGACCAGCGTGAACAGGTGGAAGTTGTGGTCCGCGGGGTCCCAGCCGCCGTGGTCGACGCCCCGGAACAGCCGCAGCAGGTCGGTCATCTCCATGCCGCGCGCCTGCGCGACGCCGTGCTCGCGGTAGCTGGGGAACACGTGGTCCTGCGGGGCCAGCGCGTGGCCGGAGCCGGTCTGCGCGGCCTCCTGCCCGAGGCACTGCGCGTAGAGGGCGAGCTCGCCCTGCCGCTGCAGCGACGTGGCCTCGGTGTCGAAGCGCCTGGTCAGCACCATGTCGCGGTACATCGCGCGCAGCCGCTCGGGGGTCACGTCGGCGGCCCAGGCGTCGTACTCGGGGTGCGCCACGCGTTCGCCCGTGGGCGTGAGCAGCTGGACGAGACCGTCGTCGGTCAGGGGTCCGGTCGGGCTCACGGGCCCTCCTCAACCTCGGGAACTGCGAACCTACGTCAGCGTAGGCTACGGCACCGTAGGTTGAGGGGCGGAGGCGCCGACAAGCGTCGGGCGCGCCGTTTGTCGGAACCCCACACGCGGCCCGCGGTCCCCGCCGGCCCGGGTCACACGGAGGCGCGGTGGCCGGCCTCGACCCGGCCGGGCAGGTCGTCCGGCTCCGGCGTCCCCACCGGCTCGCACCACTGCAGCGTGCCGGCCACCGCGTCGAACATCGCCGTGACGACCACGACGCCGTCGGCCGCGACGTCGCCGTCCGTCAGGACCGTGAACGTCAGCAGCGCCCAGACCCCCGCGGTGTCCGGGTGCGCGACGTAGTAGGTCACCCGCACCGACGGCTGCGACCGCCCGACGCGGTGGCTGTCGACGACCGACGCGACCCGCACCGCGGGCGCCCCGCCCACCTCGAGGTACGTGCCCTCGTCGCCCGCGCCCGCGAGCAGGGCGGCGAGCAGGTCCTCGGGGTCGACCGTCGGGTCGTCCTCGAGCACCGTCAGCAGCATCGAGCCCGGCAGGCGCTGCGTGCCGTACTCGACGAGCGGCAGCAGCACGGACCGCGCCCCGTGGCCGGCGGCGTCGTCGGCCGCAGCCGCCAGCTGCTTGCGCAGCTCGCGCCGCCACGGCTCGGCGCGGTCCCGGGGCAGCGAGTCGGGCACGAACTCGCGCACCAGGTCGTCGATCAGGCGCGCCCGGAGCCGCTCCGTCCCGGGCGAGGTGGGCAGCTGCACCCAGCCCTCGGGCAGCAGGACCTCGACGTCGATCACGGCAGGCTCCTCACGGTCGGCAGGACGATCGCGGGCACCCCGTCGGCGCCCGGCAGGCACTGCGCGGCCACGACGTGCATGAGCTCCTCGACGCCCGGGCCGACGGTCGCGAACAGGCCCAGCTCGCTCACCCGGACCGACAGCACGACGTCGGCGCTCCGCGCGGGCCGCGCGGCCGTGGCCGGGACGTCGAGCCGCATCGCCGCGTCGACCCGGACGAACGCCGCACGTCGCGGGCCGCGCACGAGCGCGGTCACCCGCACCCCGTCGCCGGCCGCGGTGGTGACGTAGTCGACGGCCGGGGGGCGCGCGTCGTCGGGGCGGCCGCGGGTCGCGACGACGTCCATCAGGTAGGACGGGTCGGGGGCGGACGGCTCGCGGAACTCGACGGTGGCGACGACCGGCGCCCACTGCGGCCGGTCGTCGACGACGAAGCCCGCGCCCCAGGCGACGCGCGTCCAGTCGGGCAGCCCGTCGGTGCGCCCGCGCAGCCACGCCGCGACCTCGTCGCCGACCGCCGCCGCGGTGAGCCCGTCGCGCAGCACGCCGGGGTGCTCCCCGTGCAGGGCGGCGAGGCCACCGGCCGCCCACCCGGCGAACACGGGCGCCGTCGCCCCCTGCCAGGCGGCGACCTCGTCGCCCGACGCACCGGCGGGCGGCACCCACTGCCACCACCACGACACCTCGGGCACGACGACGGCCGTCACGACGCGCCCTCGCGCGCGCCGTACTCGCCGATGACCTCGGTGGTACGGCCCCCCGTCCAGGCGAGCCCGGCGCCGATGGCGAACAGGCTGTTGCCGGCACCCCACCACCCCCACAGGGACGACGTGGACCGGGCGGCGCCCCCCTGGATCGCCGCGAGCCCGGTGTAGCCGCTCCACCCGCCGACCACGCCGAGCCAGTTGCCGCCGGCCTGGCGCGGGTTGGTCAGGATCGACCGCCACAGACCCCCGGCCGCGAGCAGCTGCTGCTTCGACGACGCCCAGAACCCGACCTCCGGGACCAGGCCCGGCGGCAGCAACCGGTTCGTGAGCGGGTTGTTGAACCAGTCGGACTGGTTCTTCCAGCCGGCGGGCACCGACGAGGGCAGGTTCCGCGGGAACCGCGTCCCGAGGTTCTGCAGGGGGAGGAACGAGGTCGTCGTCTGCCGCTTGATGCCCGCGGTCAGGCCGCGGGCCGCGACCGACAGGTGCTTGCCGACCAGCGACGCGACGGTCAGGCCGCCGAGCAGCGCCACGCCGAGCACCGCGAAGATGAGGTCCGTCAGCCCCTCGTTGCCCGTCGCGTAGAGCGTCGCCGTGACGGCCAGCCCCGCGACGGCGGCCACCGCCGCCAACGCCACCAGCGCGGCGACACCGGGGATGAGGATGCACAGCACCCCCAGCACCATCGCGATGATCGCGAGCGCCTTGCTGACGATCTTCAGCGCGGCGATGATCTCGTCCTTCAGGGTGTGGGACAGGCCGTCGTCGTACCGCTTGCAGTTGACGGCGTCGCCGAACCGCTTGCCTGCGACGCCGAGCTTCTCGACCGCCGTGTCCATGCGGCGGGTCGCCGCCGTGAGCCGGTCCGCGGCGGCCGCCACGGCCGTGGCCTTCTGCTCGTCCTTCGCCCTCTCGTCGGCCGGGAGCGCGCCGTCCTCCCCGGGCACGCCGTCGGGCAGGCCCTCGGCCGCCGCCCCGGCCGACGTCGCCTCGCGCGCGTCGGTGAGCGCACCCGCCGTCTCGGTCAGCGCGTCGTCCAGCTCCGGCTGGTAGCGGGCGATCTCCCGGGCGACGTCCTCGTAGCGCACCGACGCCTTCGCCAGGCCGTCGCGGACGCTCGTCGCGTCCTCGCGCAGCTTCTCCGCGTACTTCCCGGCCAGCCCCTCGCTGCCCGTCGAGACGATCCGCTCGAGCCGGCCGACCGCGTCGGTGATCGTCGTCGCGATGTCCCGGTAGCGGCGGCCCGCCTCCTGGACCTTCTCGGGGTCGGCCTCGACCGGGTCGGACCCCCTGCCCAGCGGGCTCCAGTCGCCCAGGTTGCGCACGCTCATCGCCGGTCCTCCCTCACGGTGGCCCTCACTCCGTCGCCAGGCTCTCGGAGAGCTCCGCGTCGGCACGGGCCCACTCGTCCGCGCACTGCCGCAGCCGCTCACGCAGCTTCTTCATCGCCTCGACCATCTCGTCGCGGTGCACGGTCCAGTTGTCCGCGAAGTCGCCCATCGACAGCTCCGCGTTCCGCTGGCCCCACACCGTCGCGTAGTCGTTCTCGAAGTCCAGGGCTCCCTGGAACTCCCCGATCAGCACGTCGAGGTCGTGGGCCAGGCTCACGAGGTCGTCCGTCACGACGAGGTCGGCCATCAGGTCTCCTTCTTCTGCGGGAGGGGCGCGTGGGGCACCCGGGTGGTCACGAGGGCCGCGTCGCCGAGGTGCACGAGCGCGGCCCCGGGGACGACGCGCGGGGACAGCTGCGCGCGCGCCAGGCGGGTCCCGACGAGGTCGCCGTCGCCGAGGTTCTGCGGCGAGAGCAGCGCCCCGCGCCGGTTCTTCTTCACGTCCGCCTGCCAGCCGCTGAAGCCGGCCCCGACGGCCCCGACGTCGCCGGCGATGACGACGCCGCGCCGGTCCCCCGCCGCGCGGCGCACGAGCGCCCGCAGCCACTCCCGGGCGGGCGCGTCGCGCCACGCCTCCGCGTCGTCGACCAGCAGGACGACCGGCTCGTCGCCGCCGTCGACGAGGTCGGCGAGGGTCGCCGCGTCCGGTGCGTCGTCCGTGACCACGCCGCGCACGCCGGGCCGGCCGGCGAGGTCGCGCAGCGGGGAGCGCCACGGCGCGCCGATCACGAGCTGGGTGCCCGAGCGCAGCAGCGACTCCGCCATGACGGACAGCACGGTGCTGCGCCCGGACCGCGACGGCCCGGCGACGAGGAACGTCGCCTGGTCCCCGCCGAGGTCGACGCCCACCGGCTCGAGCTCGTCACCGCCCACGCCGAGCAGCGCCCACATCGGGCGCGGGCCCGCGAGCGCCCACGCGTCCTCGAACCCGAGCTGCGCCGGCATCACGGCCACGCGCAGCGGGCGCGCGGCGGGGGGCACGTGCGCCTCGCGCCGGGCCAGGCGCTCGCCGAGCGCGTGCAGCGCGGCGACCTGCGCCGGTCCCGACGGGTCGTCGGCGAGCAGGGACACGTGCGTCTCCACCCCGCCCGGCACGCGCACCCCCCGGCCGGGCGGCGGGTCCTCGGGCAGCGCGCGCGGGCTCAGCCCTGCCAGCGTCCCGTCCGTGCGGTCGGCGAGCCGCAGCACCAGCTTGTCCTCGCACAGCGCCGCGATCCGGCCGCTGAGCAGGGTGTGGTCGCCCGCGACCACCACGTGCACGCCGACGCTCGCGCCCTCGCGCAGCAGCCCGTGGACGGCCTCCGTGAGCGCGCCGCCGTCGTGCTCGCCGAGCGTGCCGACGAACCCCTCCCACCGGTCCACGAGGAGCAGCACGTGCGCGAGCCGGTCGCCCGGGGCGGCCGCGGCGCGCTGCTCCGTGACGTTCGCGAACCCGCCCTCGCCCAGCAGCCGCTGCCGGCGCTGGACCTCGGCGGTGAGCCGGGTCAGCAGCCGCGCGGCCCGCTCCACCTCGGTGCGCTGCACGACGACGCCGCAGTGCGGCAGCCGCGTCAGCGCCAGCAGCGCGCCGTTGCCGCAGTCGATGCCGTACACGTGCAGGTCCGCGACCGACGCGGCCGCGCACGCCGCCGCCGCGAGGGTCCGCAGCGCCTGCGAGCGTCCCGAGCGCGGCGCCCCGACGACGTGCAGGTGCCCGAACGTCGCGAGGTCCGTGCGGACGTCCTCCTGGCGCTGCCGGCGCGGCAGGTCCCGGCGGGCCCAGGAGAACGACGGCTCACCGGTCGCGGGCTCGTCCGCGAGGGGCGCGACGTGCACGTGCGCGAGCGGCGGCAGCCAGGGCCGGCGCTGGCGCGGGACGCCCAGCATCTCGGCGCCCTGGCCGATCGCCCGGACCAGCACCGACAGGTCCGTCGCCGCCTCGCCGCGCTGCTCCTCGACGCGGCGCTCGGGGACGGGCCGGCCGAGGTCGAGCCACGACACCGGGTGCAGGAACGGCGGTGGCAGCTCCGCACGCCGCTGCGGGCGCCGCCCACCGACGCGGGCCGCCTGGAACGGGATCAGCGACGAGTGGCCGAGGCGCACGAACGCCCGCCCCGGCTGGTCGGAGCCGATGCCCGCCGCCTCGCGCGCGTCGATGACGTCCTGGCTCTCCGCCGCGTCGGTCACCCGCAGCGCGATCCGCAGGTTGGTGTTCGCGCGGATCTCGGCCGACACGACCCCCGACGGGCGCTGCGTGGCCAGCACGAGGTGGATGCCGAGGGACCGGCCCCGCTGCGCGATGTTGACCAGGCCGGTGACGAAGTCCGGCAGCTCGCGCGCGACCGACGCGAACTCGTCGATGACGATGAGCAGGCGCGGCAGCGGGTCGAGGCCCGGGCGCCGGTCGAGCAGGTCGACGTACTCGTCGAGGTCCTTGGCGCCCGCCGCGGCCAGCACGTGCTCGCGGTGCGTCAGCTCCGCGCCGAGCGACGTCAGCGCCCGCTCCACGAGGTGCGGGTCGAGGTCGGTGACCATGCCCACGGTGTGCGGCAGCGCCACGCAGTCCTGGAACGCGGCGCCGCCCTTGTAGTCGACGAGGACGAAGTTCATGGCGTCGGGCCGGTTCGCCACCGCGAGGGACGCGACCAGCGTCTGCAGCAGCTCCGACTTGCCCGAGCCGGTGGTGCCCGCGACGAGCCCGTGCGGGCCGTGCTCGGCGAGGTCGATCGCGAACGGCCCGTCGAGGGAGACGCCGACGACGGCCCGCGTCGTGCGCCCGCCGGCCTGCCACCGGGCGGCCAGCGCGGCGGGGCCCGGGTCCGTCAGGTCGAGGACGTCGAGCAGGCGCACCGTCGCGGGCAGCGCCGCCTCGCCGGTCGTCGCGCTGGTGTCGCGCAGGGGCGCCAGGCGGCGCCCGACGGCGGTGAACCACGCGTCGTCGACCTCGTCCACCCGGATCCCCTCGACCCGGTCCGCGCGCTGCTGACGCAGGACCGCGCGCCGCCCCGGGCCGCCCACGACGACGGCCGTGCACTCCTCGGGCAGCGTGCGCTCGTCCGTGTCGACGCAGATGCAGTGGACCCCGACGGCCGGCCCGTCCCGCAGGATCGCGACCACGCCGGGCATGGCGCGCAGCCGCAGCGCGCCGTCGAGCACGACCACCACGTCGGGCCCGGGCAGCGGCGCGCGCGCCCCGCCGGCCAGGCGGGCACGCTGGCGGCTCGCGACGAGCTCCAGCAGCTCGGCCACGCGGCGGCCGAGCGTCTCGGCGTCCGCACCGACCAGCGCGACGGTCCGCTGGCCCAGCGCCGGGCGCACGTGCGGCAGCCACGTCGCCCACTCCCAGAGCCGGTGCCCCTCGGGGTCGGTGAGCACGTACACCTGCACGTCGCGAGGGCTCTGCAGCACGCCGAGCTGCGCGACCAGCCAGCGCGCGAGCCGCCGCGGCCAGTCGCCAGGCCCGGCGAGGCCCACGACGCCGGCCGCGGCGACCGAGAGCGCGGCGGGCACGTCGGTGGACGTGCGCGGCTCCTGGCGCCGCGTGACGCCCTCGCCCTCGGTGACGACGAGCACGCTCGGCAGGTCGGCCGTGCCGATCCGCACCAGCAGGTGGTCGGGGTCGGTGCGCCGCCGCTCCCACAGCCGCGCGCGGGGGGCCGTCGCGATGAGCAGCAGCTCGGCCGGGTCGGGGCACGCGGAGCGGCGGTCGGCACGCTCCGTCTGCAGCGCGTCGCGCACGTCGCGCTCGACCTGCTCGAGCTCGGCGCGGTGCTCGGCCAGGCGGCGGCGGTGCCCGAGGCGCCCCCCGCGGCGGCTGGACCACCAGTTCCCGACCACCATGACGGGCGACATCGCCGCGAACAGCAGGTACATGGGGTTGTTCATGACGAGCGCGACGATGCCGCCCCCGACCGCGGGCAGCGCCGCCGTGAGCCACGGCAGCGCGCTGGGCTGCGGCGCCCTCGGGTCGGGCGGGACCTGGAACTCCGTGCGCCGCTCGGGCGGCAGCAGGCGCGGCGGACGGTTGTAGTCGAGGTGCTCGCCGTCGGCGGACGGCTCGACGACCGCGTCCGCCAGCACCGTGGGGTGCACCTCGAGCAGGCGGTCGCCGACCTGCAGCTGCACGGTCTCCGGCCACGGCACCTCGCCGGCCGGCAGCGGGGCGCGGTCCAGCAGGGGGGTGCGGTCCAGCAGCGGGGCACGATCGAGCAACGGGGCGCGGTCCGGCCCGGCTCCGGGACCGACCGTCCCGGCACCGGCCACGTGCACGCGCGCGTCGAACGTGACGCGCACGGTGGCGGCCACGGGGTCCGCGCCGTCGACGCGGACCGAGCAGGCGGGGTCCGAGCCGATGCGGTGGTGCCCGGCGTCGAGGTGCCACACGCGGCCCGCGCCGTCGCCCGCCACGACGCGCACGGTCACCAGACCGGTCGCCGGTGCGCCGTCGGCGTCCGGCTGCCCCAGCCACAGCACCGCGCCGTCGTGGACGCCGCTCGAGCCGAGCGGCTCGCTCGCGTCCACCGGCCGGCGGCCGACGTGCAGCTGAGCGAGGCCCGCGTGCCCGTCGGGGTGGCGCGAGGGGTCGAGACCGTCGACGGCGTTCTTGACGATGTCGCCGACCGGGGTGAGCGGGTCCGCGTCCACGACGACGTCGGCCGACCAGTCCCCCGGCCGGGCCAGCGTGATCATCAGGCGCATCGCGACCGCTCCTCGGGCGACGGGCCGCCCGCGCCGGCGGAGGGGCCGGCGCGGGCGGGGTAAGGGACGGTCAGGAACCGAGCGAGGAGGCCATCTGCGTGTCCATGTCGCGCAGCGCCTCGACCGCCTTGTCCAACCAGGTCGAGAGCGTCTCGAGGTTCACCATCACGTCGTTCGCGGCGGTGACGAACTGCGTGTGCACCTCGTCGAACCGGCCGGACGCCTGGTCGGTGACGAAGCCCGAGGCCGTGAGGGCGGCGACGAGCGACTTGCACTGGCTCAGGCGGTCGTCGATGTCGTTCTTGTTGTTGCGCAGCTTCGTCGCGCTGTCGGACATCTCGGCGTAGGTGACGTTCAGGTTCGGCATCGGTCTCCCTCTCGGATCGCGCCGCGCGGTCTGCGCAGCCCCGGCGGCACCGGCGGGGACGACGCTAGGAACGCCGCCACCGGCGGGTCCAGGCGTGCGCCGCTCCCCTGGGCCCGAGGGCCCACGGCGTCTTGGCCGGGCGTCCGCGCCGCCGCGACGATCGGCCCAGCAGGGGGCTGCCGTCCGGGCGTCCCCACCCTCCCGGCGCCGCCGGGCCCGGCGGGACGAGGAGGCGGTCCATGAGGTCGCAGCGGCAGGGCGGTCCCCGCAGCGGGGTGGTCGGGGTGGTCGGGGTGGTCGGGGTGGTCCTCGCGGTCGTCGCCGCGGTGCTCGTCGGCCTGGGCGGGACGGCCCCGGCCGCCGGGACGGCAGGAGCCGCCGCCGGCACCGCGGGGGCCGCCGCGGGCCAGGAGCGGTACTACGTCGTCCAGCACTCCTGGCAGGGCCAGCCCGAGTTCCTGCACGAGATCGCGGAGCGATTCCTCGGCACGGGCGACCGCGCCCTGGAGATCTACGAGCTCAACGCGGGCCGCGTGCAGCCGGACGGCGTGCTGGTCTCCGACCCGTCCGTCATCACGGCCGGGTGGGTCCTGCGCCTCCCGGACGACGCGACGGGCGACGGCGTGCAGACGGGCTCGGTCGACGCCGTCATCGCCGACGCCGCCCGCGCCGCCGCGACCCCCGCACCGGCGGCCGGCGCGGACACCCGGTACTACGTCGTGCAGGACGCGTGGCAGGGCGAGCCGGAGTTCCTGTACGCGATCGCCGAGCGGTTCCTCGGCACGGGCGACCGCGCGATGGAGATCTTCGAGCTCAACCGCGGGCGCCCCCAGCCCGGCGGGCTCACCGTCACGGCGCCCGAGGTCATCCGGCCGGGGTGGGTGCTCGAGCTCCCCGCCGACGCCGCGGGGGACGGCGTGCAGACGGGCCCGCTGCCGACCCCCGCCGGCGTCGCCCCCGCGGACGCGTCGGCCTCCGCCACACCGCGCGCCTCGGCGGCCGGGGGCGCCGCGACGACCCCCACGCGCAGCACGACGACCTCGTGGGTGCTGCCCGCGGCGGCGGCCGTCCTCCTGCTGCTCGTGCTGGCGACCGGCGCCGTGCTCCTCGTCCGGCGGCGCCGTGCCGCGGCCCCCGACGCGCCGCCCCGCACCGGTGCGTCGGCGCCGGCCGCACGCACCGCCCCGGCGCGCACCGGCCTGCGCCGCCGGCGCCGCGGCACGCCCGTGGCACCGGCCCGCGAGGACCCGGGCGCCTGGACGATCGACCGCGTCACGCGTGCCCTCGCGCGGGCCTGCGCGGACGCCGGCCGGGCGGTGCCGGAGGTGTACGTGCTGCTCGTGGCCGACGACGCGGTGCGGCTGCGTCTCGCCGCCCCGGACCGCGACGCCCCGGCGGGGTGGGCCGCGTCGCCCGACGGCCGCACCTGGACCGCCGGGATGCACGCCCTGCAGGAGGTGGCGCTGACGGCGCACGTCGCGGCGCCGTTCCCGCGGCTCGTGCCCCTCGGCGACGACGCGGACGGCCGGGTGCTGCTCGACCTGGCCCGCGCCGGCGGCACCGTCGCGCTCGAGGGCGACGCCCGGTGGACGCGCCGGCTCGCCGAGCAGTGGCTGCGCGACCTGGCCACGAGCCCCTGGTCGCGCGGTGTCCGCGTGGTCGGGGTGGGCCTGGGCCCGGACGCCGTCACGACGCTCGACGACGCCGTCCGGACGATCCTCGACGCGGGTGCGGGGGTGTGCGTGGTGGCCGGCGTGCGCGGCCGGGAGCTCGACCGGCTGGCCGAGCTCGCGGCCGACCCCGCGTGGTCCGTCGTCCTCGTCGGCGACGGCGACCGGGCGGGGGCGCGCTGGCGCCTGACGGTCGACGCCGCCGGGGCGGTCACGGGCGGGCCGCTCGACGGCGCGGTCACGGTGCGCGGCGGCGAGAGGCGTCTGGAGCCGGCGTGAAGCGGCTCTGGAGCGGCGCACCCGACGCTGCCGCCATGACGACGAACGCCGCAGGGACGACCGGCTGCCGCATGCGCCTCGCGATCTCCAGCCCGGAGATCGTGGCCCGCATCCGGGACGTGTTCGCGAGCCGCGGGCTCGACGTGGTCCTCGACGACGTGCACCCGACGTTCGAGGTCACGGTCGTGCCCGGCCCGGGGGCGCGCCCCGCACCGGCCGCCCTCGGTGACGCGCTCAGCCACCTCGTCGGCGCCCGGGCACGCCGCGAGGAGCCCACGGTCAGCGCCCGCTACCGGCTGCGGCTGGCGGCCGCCCCGGAGCCCTGCAGCACGGGTCCCCGGCCCGGCGCCGGCACCGCGGCCCGGGTGGACGGCCTCTCGTCCCGCGAGGCGCAGGTCATGGCGTGCATCGCGCGCGGGCTGCGCAACGGGGCCATCGGCGCGGAGCTGGGCGTCACGGAGAAGACCGTCAAGAACCACGTGAACCGCATCTTCGCCAAGCTCGGCGCGCGCGACCGCGTCGAGGCCGTCCTGGTGTGGCAATCGGCGGGCGACCGGCGCGGCGCCCGGGCCGGCGTCTCCCTCGCGGGCTGAGTCAGCCGACCTCCAGCGTCAGCAGCGCGAGGAACTCCCGCACCGCGCCCGCCTCCTCGGCCGCCAGCTCCTGGAACCGCACGAGCGCACGCTCGGCGAGGGGACGCGCCTCGGCCGCCGCGGCGGCGTCGCCCCGGCCGGAGCGCACCCGCGCGAGCCCGAACAGCGCGAGCGCCTCGTGGTAGCGGTCCCCGATGTCGGCGCACGTGCGCAGCGCCTGCGCGAACCGCTCCTCCGCGACGTCGTGCTCGAGCAGCCCGTCCGACGCCAGCCCGAGGTTGACGAGCAGGTTCGCCTCGACGATGCGGTTCCGCGCGGCCCGGGCCTGCGCGAGGGCGGGGGTGCCGACCTCCACCGCCGCGGACAGGTCGCCCGTCTCCACGTACAGCTCGCACAGCACGTCCGCCGAGGCCGCCTCGTAGTACGCGTCCCCGATCCGGCCCGCCAGCCGGTGCGCGTCGATCGCCGCGGGCCGCGCCGCCGCGTACTCACCGGCCTCCCGCAGGGTCGAGGCGAGGTTGAGGCCGAGGCTCACGCGGTACCACCAGTCGTCGTCGCCGAGCACGTCGAGGCCCTCCTGCAGCCGTTCCACCGCGAGGTCGTTGCGGCCGAGCCGCGAGCACGCGACGCTCGCGTGGTTGAGCAGCACCGCCTGCCCCCGGCGGTCGTCGACCGCACGTGCCGAGCGCAGCGCGACCCGCAGCAGGCGCAGCCACTCCCCCGCGTCCCCCGCGGCGTAGAACGTCTCGAAGAGCAGCGCGGCGAGCCGCCACGCGAGCGCGTGGTGCCCGTGCACCTGGCCGTCGCGGATCAGCGCCGTCATGTTGGGGAGCTCGTCGACGGTCCAGCGCAGCAGCGCGGCGTGGTCGGTCAGCGCCGGGACGTCGTGCGGGGCGGCAGGCACGTCGAACGCGAGCCGGGTCTGCGCGGACTGGTCGGCGATCGTCCGGACGTACCAGGC is a genomic window containing:
- a CDS encoding alpha-ketoacid dehydrogenase subunit beta produces the protein MTLTSERTSTSTPTAPPVAPFPTGTQRLPFAKAINLGLRRALANDPKVLLMGEDIGPLGGVFRVTDGLHAEFGGDRVVDTPLAESGIVGTAIGLALRGYRPVCEIQFDGFVFPAFDQITTQLAKMHYRSQGRLRLPVVIRIPYGGGIGAVEHHSESPEVLFAHTAGLRVVSPSTPADGFTMIQQAIASPDPVIFLEPKGRYWEKGDVDLDAALPAPHGAAAGADLDHARVVRAGTDVTVVAYGPTVATALKAADAAAAEGRSLEVIDLRTLSPLDTGTVAASVARTGRCVVVHEAPVLYGTGAEVAARITEACFFQLEAPVLRVGGYHAPYPVAKIEHDYLPGLDRLLDAVDRALAF
- the pdhA gene encoding pyruvate dehydrogenase (acetyl-transferring) E1 component subunit alpha; the protein is MSPTGPLTDDGLVQLLTPTGERVAHPEYDAWAADVTPERLRAMYRDMVLTRRFDTEATSLQRQGELALYAQCLGQEAAQTGSGHALAPQDHVFPSYREHGVAQARGMEMTDLLRLFRGVDHGGWDPADHNFHLFTLVIGSHTLHATGYAMGVQRDGLVGTGDPQRDTAVVTYFGDGATAQGDVSEALVFASVNQAPVVLFCQNNQWAISEPTTRQARVPLADRAPGFGIPSVRVDGNDVLATYAVTRQALERARSGGGPTFVEAFTYRMGAHTTSDDPSRYRPREEEEHWRRRDPIDRVRRYLETTGELPEVFQAELAGEADALGEHIRTTVRGMGRPSSQSMFAHVYATSHSVVDAERAWFTEYEQSYAQHDGADAGGHR
- a CDS encoding WXG100 family type VII secretion target, with translation MSVRNLGDWSPLGRGSDPVEADPEKVQEAGRRYRDIATTITDAVGRLERIVSTGSEGLAGKYAEKLREDATSVRDGLAKASVRYEDVAREIARYQPELDDALTETAGALTDAREATSAGAAAEGLPDGVPGEDGALPADERAKDEQKATAVAAAADRLTAATRRMDTAVEKLGVAGKRFGDAVNCKRYDDGLSHTLKDEIIAALKIVSKALAIIAMVLGVLCILIPGVAALVALAAVAAVAGLAVTATLYATGNEGLTDLIFAVLGVALLGGLTVASLVGKHLSVAARGLTAGIKRQTTTSFLPLQNLGTRFPRNLPSSVPAGWKNQSDWFNNPLTNRLLPPGLVPEVGFWASSKQQLLAAGGLWRSILTNPRQAGGNWLGVVGGWSGYTGLAAIQGGAARSTSSLWGWWGAGNSLFAIGAGLAWTGGRTTEVIGEYGAREGAS
- a CDS encoding FtsK/SpoIIIE domain-containing protein; translated protein: MRLMITLARPGDWSADVVVDADPLTPVGDIVKNAVDGLDPSRHPDGHAGLAQLHVGRRPVDASEPLGSSGVHDGAVLWLGQPDADGAPATGLVTVRVVAGDGAGRVWHLDAGHHRIGSDPACSVRVDGADPVAATVRVTFDARVHVAGAGTVGPGAGPDRAPLLDRAPLLDRTPLLDRAPLPAGEVPWPETVQLQVGDRLLEVHPTVLADAVVEPSADGEHLDYNRPPRLLPPERRTEFQVPPDPRAPQPSALPWLTAALPAVGGGIVALVMNNPMYLLFAAMSPVMVVGNWWSSRRGGRLGHRRRLAEHRAELEQVERDVRDALQTERADRRSACPDPAELLLIATAPRARLWERRRTDPDHLLVRIGTADLPSVLVVTEGEGVTRRQEPRTSTDVPAALSVAAAGVVGLAGPGDWPRRLARWLVAQLGVLQSPRDVQVYVLTDPEGHRLWEWATWLPHVRPALGQRTVALVGADAETLGRRVAELLELVASRQRARLAGGARAPLPGPDVVVVLDGALRLRAMPGVVAILRDGPAVGVHCICVDTDERTLPEECTAVVVGGPGRRAVLRQQRADRVEGIRVDEVDDAWFTAVGRRLAPLRDTSATTGEAALPATVRLLDVLDLTDPGPAALAARWQAGGRTTRAVVGVSLDGPFAIDLAEHGPHGLVAGTTGSGKSELLQTLVASLAVANRPDAMNFVLVDYKGGAAFQDCVALPHTVGMVTDLDPHLVERALTSLGAELTHREHVLAAAGAKDLDEYVDLLDRRPGLDPLPRLLIVIDEFASVARELPDFVTGLVNIAQRGRSLGIHLVLATQRPSGVVSAEIRANTNLRIALRVTDAAESQDVIDAREAAGIGSDQPGRAFVRLGHSSLIPFQAARVGGRRPQRRAELPPPFLHPVSWLDLGRPVPERRVEEQRGEAATDLSVLVRAIGQGAEMLGVPRQRRPWLPPLAHVHVAPLADEPATGEPSFSWARRDLPRRQRQEDVRTDLATFGHLHVVGAPRSGRSQALRTLAAAACAAASVADLHVYGIDCGNGALLALTRLPHCGVVVQRTEVERAARLLTRLTAEVQRRQRLLGEGGFANVTEQRAAAAPGDRLAHVLLLVDRWEGFVGTLGEHDGGALTEAVHGLLREGASVGVHVVVAGDHTLLSGRIAALCEDKLVLRLADRTDGTLAGLSPRALPEDPPPGRGVRVPGGVETHVSLLADDPSGPAQVAALHALGERLARREAHVPPAARPLRVAVMPAQLGFEDAWALAGPRPMWALLGVGGDELEPVGVDLGGDQATFLVAGPSRSGRSTVLSVMAESLLRSGTQLVIGAPWRSPLRDLAGRPGVRGVVTDDAPDAATLADLVDGGDEPVVLLVDDAEAWRDAPAREWLRALVRRAAGDRRGVVIAGDVGAVGAGFSGWQADVKKNRRGALLSPQNLGDGDLVGTRLARAQLSPRVVPGAALVHLGDAALVTTRVPHAPLPQKKET